One Dermacentor andersoni chromosome 6, qqDerAnde1_hic_scaffold, whole genome shotgun sequence genomic window carries:
- the LOC126521288 gene encoding tetraspanin-5-like, which produces MGLTAVSALLLLQSLQWREDIQALRLGGLGGLLMSHLELALLAAGLVLSAVSCCGCVGALRENACLLRAYSLALLCLIMTATVLGTLVLVMPAGAKRVVQRTLSATLVVHYRDSPDAQQLVDAVQRHLSCCGMTSKSFRDWNDNMGSAQGDQADHVVVPGDRVPRQRRVRADRGRPAEATSLLWNDRPQVQGLECQYVRYPLLMLNLVLWFLGLLLFVTGMSLYVYSFAGEDDTDVLSSIDRTSAIFTRVEIVVSLGGMSLFVVSFCGCVGALRENRFLLQLYSHALTALIAVNVVFAVVVFYVPGGIRKVLQNTLSESLVVHYRDSVDTEQLMDALQRGMKCCGVSRENFRDWNRNMYFNCTFQNPSYERCSVPHSCCRKNDSLTSGDVAASRYCGKNVLNMSDSDAWHKVNIDSCTDAVNRFIRDNVIMIGGGCVVIVILLSFIDMITNTVIDEIDVIRSIYDNIHAAATP; this is translated from the exons ATGGGGTTGACCGCCGTGTCtgcgctgttgctgctgcagtCCCTGCAGTGGCGCGAGGACATCCAGGCCCTGCGACTCGGCGGTCTGGGCGGCCTGCTCATGTCGCATCTCGAGCTGGCACTGCTCGCTGCCGGACTCGTGCTGAGCGCCGTCTCGTGCTGCGGCTGCGTCGGGGCGCTGCGCGAGAACGCCTGCCTGCTGCGCGCCTACTCGCTCGCACTGCTGTGCCTCATCATGACGGCCACGGTGCTGGGCACGCTCGTGCTTGTCATGCCAG CCGGTGCCAAGAGGGTCGTGCAGAGGACGCTGTCGGCTACACTGGTGGTGCACTACCGTGACTCCCCAGACGCCCAGCAGCTGGTGGACGCCGTGCAACGCCACCTTAGCTGCTGCGGCATGACAAGCAAGAGCTTCAGGGACTGGAACGACAATAT GGGAAGTGCGCAGGGTGATCAAGCAGACCATGTCGTTGTCCCTGGTGATCGCGTACCGCGACAGCGCCGAGTCCGAGCTGATCGTGGACGCCCTGCAGAGGCAACTTCGCTGTTGTGGAATGACCGACCTCAAGTTCAGGGACTGGAATGCCAATAT GTTCGCTACCCTTTGCTCATGCTGAATCTGGTGCTGTGGTTCCTGGGCCTGCTGCTGTTTGTGACCGGAATGTCGCTCTACGTCTACTCATTTGCTGGAGAGGATGACACTGACGTACTGAGCTCCATCGACAGAACCAGCGCCATCTTTACGCGCGTCGAGATCGTTGTGTCGCTCGGGGGCATGTCGCTGTTCGTCGTCTCCTTCTGCGGTTGCGTGGGCGCCCTGCGAGAGAACCGCTTCCTGCTGCAGCTCTACTCGCACGCCCTGACCGCCTTGATCGCGGTGAACGTCGTCTttgccgtcgtcgtcttctacgtGCCCG GCGGCATTAGGAAGGTCCTCCAGAACACGCTGTCGGAGTCGTTGGTCGTCCACTACCGCGACAGCGTGGACACGGAGCAGTTGATGGACGCACTGCAACGCGGCATGAAGTGCTGTGGCGTGAGCCGCGAGAACTTCAGGGACTGGAACCGTAACAT GTACTTCAACTGCACGTTCCAAAACCCGAGTTACGAGCGCTGCTCGGTGCCGCACTCATGCTGCAGGAAGAACGACTCGTTGacgtcaggcgatgtggcagcgaGCCGGtactgcggcaaaaacgtgctcAACATGTCTGACAGCGACGCCTGGCACAAGGTGAACATCGATAGTTGCACGGACGCGGTCAACCGGTTCATCAGGGACAACGTCATCATgatcggcggcggctgcgtagtGATCGTCATTCTGCTCTCATTCATCGACATGATCACCAACACGGTCATCGACGAGATCGACGTCATCCGATCGATTTACGACAACATCCACGCGGCCGCCACGCCATAG